In a genomic window of Anomalospiza imberbis isolate Cuckoo-Finch-1a 21T00152 chromosome 5, ASM3175350v1, whole genome shotgun sequence:
- the IL2RB gene encoding interleukin-2 receptor subunit beta isoform X2: MKLSLLLLSHLCLFSLMPPSWASDSAQGASSLTCWYDSRAALFCDWDPGRDLAETPCQLEILSKKGFYDSLLELYPSPEKRKKHCKFPRAEHMTGLRRCIKTFNQNVNNQCFTISDRLSLSVHCHTEENKTKIPEQIKNFNPFENIKLRPPGDLQLVNITENTSNLTWSLNISSHYLDGMREYQVRYRHVSQSWEEAVNLPIEQDQMWANFERLSPNSKYEAAVRARPSARSPYKGVWSDWSKPVLWRTHADRTSQPVLPVLIVSTFIFVIIGTAFLINLRTLKWFKKVLKIHIPDPEKFFPPLVSVHGGDIQKWLSSPFSTSSYCVNSTIPEISMLEVMQKNDQESRFLLSKGTLTPDPPTETSVHSVSSCFTNQGYFFFHLSNSFEIEPCQVYFSYEPFSQEGSSSKDGDCYQTLPSPDLCTLAEDMNVLPNNFFHCMAATQGSRKSSFMEEAAGEAQQAMAVPGALQSSEGTSPTPVLEQDEKVMDKAVSQPAEAVCQLDTDLPDPLDVQDSDTVSVTDGSGKGGPPTDPCTPAANATSSFSQPPPLTQRQDEDPCKTAFSSQVPNTGAYLSLRDLQSQYSHCSV; this comes from the exons ATGAAGCTCTCATTGCTGCTTCTGTCTCACCTCTGCCTGTTCAGCCTCATGCCTCCCTCGTGGGCATCAGACTCAGCACAAG gtgcctccagcctcACTTGTTGGTATGACTCACGGGCAGCTCTCTTCTGTGACTGGGACCCGGGCAGGGACTTGGCTGAAACACCATGCCAGCTGGAGATTTTGTCAAAGAAAGGCTTTTATGACAG CTTACTGGAGTTATATCCCTCACCTGAAAAACGCAAGAAGCACTGCAAATTTCCCAGGGCAGAGCATATGACAGGACTGAGGAGATGCATCAAAACCTTCAATCAAAATGTTAAT AATCAGTGCTTCACCATTTCAGACCGTCTTAGCTTGTCTGTCCATTGCCACACTGAagagaataaaaccaaaataccTGAGCAAATAAAAAACTTCAATCCATTTGAAAACA tAAAGCTGAGGCCTCCAGGAGACCTTCAGCTGGTTAACATAACTGAAAACACCTCCAACCTAACATGGAGCCTGAATATTTCCTCTCACTATTTGGATGGGATGCGGGAGTACCAAGTGCGGTACCGACatgtgagtcagtcctgggag GAGGCTGTGAACTTGCCCATTGAACAGGACCAGATGTGGGCAAATTTTGAGAGACTCTCACCCAACTCGAAATATGAGGCAGCTGTCCGTGCAAGGCCAAGTGCCAGAAGTCCCTACAAAGGCGTGTGGAGTGACTGGAGCAAGCCGGTCCTGTGGAGGACACACGCTGACC GAACATCCCAGCCAGTCCTGCCAGTTCTAATAGTGAGCACCTTCATCTTTGTGATCATTGGAACTGCCTTCCTCATTAACTTACGGACCCTGAAATG GTTTAAGAAGGTCCTGAAGATTCACATCCCAGACCCTGAGAAGTTTTTTCCCCCACTTGTTTCTGTTCATGGAGGTGACATTCAG AAATGGCTCTCCTCCCCGTTCTCTACATCTTCCTACTGTGTGAACAGCACAATCCCAGAGATCTCCATGCTCGAGGTGATGCAGAAGAATGACCAGGAATCCCGGTTTCTActttccaagggaaccctgacTCCTGATCCTCCCACAGAAACCAGTGTGCACTCTGTATCCAGCTGCTTCACCAACCAAGGCTACTTCTTCTTCCATCTTTCCAACTCCTTTGAGATCGAACCCTGTCAGGTCTACTTCTCCTATGAGCCTTTCAGCCAGGAGGGCAGTAGCAGCAAGGATGGTGACTGTTACCAGACTCTCCCCTCCCCAGACCTCTGCACGCTGGCAGAGGACATGAATGTGTTGCCCAACAACTTCTTTCACTGTATGGCGGCAACCCAGGGCTCCAGAAAGAGCTCTTTCATGGAAGAGGCAGCAGGTGAAGCCCAGCAGGCCATGGCTGTTCCTGGGGCTCTCCAGTCGAGTGAAGGCACTTCACCAACACCGGTTCTGGAACAGGATGAGAAGGTGATGGACAAAGCAGTTTCACAACCTGCTGAGGCCGTGTGCCAGCTGGACACTGACCTTCCTGACCCACTGGACGTGCAGGACAGTGATACTGTCAGTGTAACAGATGGGAGTGGGAAGGGGGGCCCTCCAACTGACCCCTGCACACCAGCAGCAAATGCTACCTCTTCCTTCTCCCAGCCTCCACCTCTAACACAAAGACAGGATGAGGATCCATGCAAAACAGCCTTCTCCAGCCAGGTCCCAAACACTGGTGCCTACCTTTCTCTGAGGGACCTCCAAAGCCAGTACAGCCATTGCTCTGTCTAG
- the IL2RB gene encoding interleukin-2 receptor subunit beta isoform X1 has product MKLSLLLLSHLCLFSLMPPSWASDSAQGASSLTCWYDSRAALFCDWDPGRDLAETPCQLEILSKKGFYDSLLELYPSPEKRKKHCKFPRAEHMTGLRRCIKTFNQNVNNQCFTISDRLSLSVHCHTEENKTKIPEQIKNFNPFENIKLRPPGDLQLVNITENTSNLTWSLNISSHYLDGMREYQVRYRHVSQSWEEAVNLPIEQDQMWANFERLSPNSKYEAAVRARPSARSPYKGVWSDWSKPVLWRTHADRKGTSQPVLPVLIVSTFIFVIIGTAFLINLRTLKWFKKVLKIHIPDPEKFFPPLVSVHGGDIQKWLSSPFSTSSYCVNSTIPEISMLEVMQKNDQESRFLLSKGTLTPDPPTETSVHSVSSCFTNQGYFFFHLSNSFEIEPCQVYFSYEPFSQEGSSSKDGDCYQTLPSPDLCTLAEDMNVLPNNFFHCMAATQGSRKSSFMEEAAGEAQQAMAVPGALQSSEGTSPTPVLEQDEKVMDKAVSQPAEAVCQLDTDLPDPLDVQDSDTVSVTDGSGKGGPPTDPCTPAANATSSFSQPPPLTQRQDEDPCKTAFSSQVPNTGAYLSLRDLQSQYSHCSV; this is encoded by the exons ATGAAGCTCTCATTGCTGCTTCTGTCTCACCTCTGCCTGTTCAGCCTCATGCCTCCCTCGTGGGCATCAGACTCAGCACAAG gtgcctccagcctcACTTGTTGGTATGACTCACGGGCAGCTCTCTTCTGTGACTGGGACCCGGGCAGGGACTTGGCTGAAACACCATGCCAGCTGGAGATTTTGTCAAAGAAAGGCTTTTATGACAG CTTACTGGAGTTATATCCCTCACCTGAAAAACGCAAGAAGCACTGCAAATTTCCCAGGGCAGAGCATATGACAGGACTGAGGAGATGCATCAAAACCTTCAATCAAAATGTTAAT AATCAGTGCTTCACCATTTCAGACCGTCTTAGCTTGTCTGTCCATTGCCACACTGAagagaataaaaccaaaataccTGAGCAAATAAAAAACTTCAATCCATTTGAAAACA tAAAGCTGAGGCCTCCAGGAGACCTTCAGCTGGTTAACATAACTGAAAACACCTCCAACCTAACATGGAGCCTGAATATTTCCTCTCACTATTTGGATGGGATGCGGGAGTACCAAGTGCGGTACCGACatgtgagtcagtcctgggag GAGGCTGTGAACTTGCCCATTGAACAGGACCAGATGTGGGCAAATTTTGAGAGACTCTCACCCAACTCGAAATATGAGGCAGCTGTCCGTGCAAGGCCAAGTGCCAGAAGTCCCTACAAAGGCGTGTGGAGTGACTGGAGCAAGCCGGTCCTGTGGAGGACACACGCTGACCGTAAGG GAACATCCCAGCCAGTCCTGCCAGTTCTAATAGTGAGCACCTTCATCTTTGTGATCATTGGAACTGCCTTCCTCATTAACTTACGGACCCTGAAATG GTTTAAGAAGGTCCTGAAGATTCACATCCCAGACCCTGAGAAGTTTTTTCCCCCACTTGTTTCTGTTCATGGAGGTGACATTCAG AAATGGCTCTCCTCCCCGTTCTCTACATCTTCCTACTGTGTGAACAGCACAATCCCAGAGATCTCCATGCTCGAGGTGATGCAGAAGAATGACCAGGAATCCCGGTTTCTActttccaagggaaccctgacTCCTGATCCTCCCACAGAAACCAGTGTGCACTCTGTATCCAGCTGCTTCACCAACCAAGGCTACTTCTTCTTCCATCTTTCCAACTCCTTTGAGATCGAACCCTGTCAGGTCTACTTCTCCTATGAGCCTTTCAGCCAGGAGGGCAGTAGCAGCAAGGATGGTGACTGTTACCAGACTCTCCCCTCCCCAGACCTCTGCACGCTGGCAGAGGACATGAATGTGTTGCCCAACAACTTCTTTCACTGTATGGCGGCAACCCAGGGCTCCAGAAAGAGCTCTTTCATGGAAGAGGCAGCAGGTGAAGCCCAGCAGGCCATGGCTGTTCCTGGGGCTCTCCAGTCGAGTGAAGGCACTTCACCAACACCGGTTCTGGAACAGGATGAGAAGGTGATGGACAAAGCAGTTTCACAACCTGCTGAGGCCGTGTGCCAGCTGGACACTGACCTTCCTGACCCACTGGACGTGCAGGACAGTGATACTGTCAGTGTAACAGATGGGAGTGGGAAGGGGGGCCCTCCAACTGACCCCTGCACACCAGCAGCAAATGCTACCTCTTCCTTCTCCCAGCCTCCACCTCTAACACAAAGACAGGATGAGGATCCATGCAAAACAGCCTTCTCCAGCCAGGTCCCAAACACTGGTGCCTACCTTTCTCTGAGGGACCTCCAAAGCCAGTACAGCCATTGCTCTGTCTAG